One window of the Natrinema sp. CBA1119 genome contains the following:
- the hemC gene encoding hydroxymethylbilane synthase, giving the protein MRTHGTLRLATRGSALARRQASLVKEALEDHRYEVELVTVETTGDQIRDELIHRLGKTGAFVRELDERVLEEDLDGAIHSMKDMPTEQPEELVTAAVPERGRPGDALVTPDGATLEELPAGATVGTSSLRRRAQLLSERDDLTVEPLRGNVDTRLEKLLAPALQDEHQQRTEADKERKGNTGDEDFEAEYDRTTDEWFDDLSELEKGALGREIETSYDAIVLAQAGLERSGLAHYVDYQELPTSTFVPAPGQGALAVTARDGETARDIQTAIDYPRSRVETTVERTILAELGGGCIAPIGIYALVQGEHVHATVSVFDRDGEESVAGSRDLPVETHAEAAREFARDLADRGAAELIEGARDDAESDDGGVSEEDKPEGK; this is encoded by the coding sequence ATGAGAACGCACGGGACGCTGCGACTGGCGACGAGGGGGTCCGCACTCGCCCGGCGACAGGCCTCGCTGGTGAAAGAGGCCCTGGAAGACCACCGGTACGAGGTCGAACTCGTCACCGTAGAGACGACGGGCGACCAGATCAGAGACGAGTTGATCCACCGGCTCGGGAAGACCGGCGCGTTCGTCCGCGAACTCGACGAGCGCGTCCTCGAGGAGGATCTCGACGGCGCGATCCACTCGATGAAAGATATGCCGACCGAACAGCCCGAGGAACTCGTGACCGCCGCAGTTCCTGAGCGAGGGCGGCCGGGCGACGCGCTCGTCACGCCCGACGGAGCGACGCTCGAGGAACTGCCCGCGGGCGCGACCGTCGGCACCTCGAGTCTGCGCCGGCGCGCGCAACTGCTCTCGGAACGCGACGACCTCACGGTCGAGCCCCTGCGCGGGAACGTCGACACGCGTCTCGAGAAGCTGCTCGCACCCGCGCTGCAGGACGAACACCAGCAGCGGACGGAAGCGGACAAGGAGCGGAAGGGGAATACCGGGGACGAGGACTTCGAGGCCGAGTACGACCGCACCACCGACGAGTGGTTCGACGACCTCTCGGAACTCGAGAAGGGCGCGCTCGGTCGAGAGATCGAGACGTCGTACGACGCGATCGTCCTCGCGCAGGCGGGCCTCGAGCGCAGCGGGCTCGCCCACTACGTCGACTATCAGGAGCTACCGACGTCGACGTTCGTCCCGGCACCGGGACAGGGAGCGCTCGCGGTGACCGCTCGGGACGGCGAGACGGCACGCGATATCCAGACTGCGATCGACTACCCGCGGAGCCGCGTCGAGACGACCGTCGAGCGAACGATTCTGGCGGAGCTCGGCGGGGGCTGTATCGCGCCGATCGGCATCTACGCGCTCGTCCAGGGCGAGCACGTCCACGCGACCGTGAGCGTCTTCGACCGCGACGGCGAGGAATCGGTGGCCGGGAGCCGAGATCTGCCGGTCGAAACCCACGCGGAGGCCGCCCGCGAGTTCGCGCGGGATCTCGCGGACCGCGGCGCAGCCGAACTGATCGAGGGGGCCCGCGATGACGCCGAGAGCGACGACGGCGGTGTCTCCGAGGAAGATAAACCCGAGGGGAAGTAG
- a CDS encoding group 1 truncated hemoglobin has product MTKTLYERLGGEDAIAAVVDEFYDRVMADEQVAGYFDDVDMQKQRAHQAQFISSVTGGPVEYAGGEMKAVHAEMGITPSDFQAIATHLDDALAEFDVGDVDREAVLEEIASYQGAIVTAAD; this is encoded by the coding sequence ATGACGAAGACCCTCTACGAGCGACTCGGTGGCGAAGACGCGATCGCGGCGGTCGTCGACGAATTCTACGATCGCGTCATGGCGGACGAACAGGTCGCGGGCTACTTCGACGACGTCGACATGCAGAAACAGCGGGCTCACCAGGCCCAGTTCATCAGTTCGGTCACCGGCGGCCCGGTCGAGTACGCCGGCGGCGAGATGAAAGCCGTCCACGCGGAGATGGGCATCACCCCATCGGACTTTCAGGCGATCGCGACCCACCTCGACGACGCGCTCGCCGAGTTCGATGTCGGCGATGTCGACCGTGAGGCGGTCCTCGAGGAAATCGCGAGCTACCAGGGTGCGATCGTCACGGCCGCCGACTGA
- a CDS encoding nitric-oxide reductase large subunit, whose protein sequence is MQISRKQLATFLATIFVVNLVVMGGGAWLSYANEPEIPDTIVGPDDETVATSDDVQSGKAVFQENGLMNQGSILGHGSYYDTDYTADALESKTEHMREYYARERHGKNYSALNASVQAGIDQEVRQELQSSQYQSDRVEYSGAEVYAHEQVREEYVERYYEGDRERGIPEGQVPSVEEAEEFADFALWTAWISHTDRPDSEASFTNDWPYSPAAGNDAGGPVMTWSVIAMVLLVGGAGVAIWLYQSVEIPEPDAAGVSIPHPSEIDLTPSQLLSTRFILIGALLFAAQTFLGGLLAHYYVERDGFFGLREAIGFDILQWLPWSIARTWHIDLGILWIATMWLGAGLFLAPLLTGREPPKQARYVKCLIVALLVVAVGGLAGIWLGTNNVFDGQLWWLLGNEGLEYLEIGRVWQFGLLAGFLGWTALVARGFKPLLDREPRYGLAHMIVYAGGSIGLLFVAGFLYTPQTNIVTTEFWRWWVVHMWVEGVFEFFIVVVIALTLVSMNLLTKKSAEKAVIFQAALVMGSGIIGVSHHYWWVGLPEAWLPIGSVFSTLEFIPLLFILYEALGQYRAMDTAGTDFPYRTAFYFIVASSVWNFFGAGVIGFFINLPLISYYETGTYLTVAHAHGAMFGAFGLLAMGMAVYILQLTTRDAHWSDRRLRWSFWCCNVGLALMLFMSLLPIGFLQLETAFTQSYAAARSLEFYNGGLIQTLFWLRMPGDTLLIAGAVLFAWDVGAKLLFQRKATATETTGHVIADRIFGDHDSLESVSDDD, encoded by the coding sequence ATGCAGATATCCAGAAAGCAACTCGCTACGTTCCTCGCGACGATTTTCGTCGTGAATCTCGTCGTCATGGGCGGCGGGGCGTGGCTCTCCTACGCGAACGAACCGGAGATTCCCGACACCATCGTCGGCCCGGACGACGAAACGGTCGCGACGAGCGACGACGTCCAGTCCGGGAAGGCGGTCTTTCAGGAGAATGGCCTGATGAACCAGGGCTCGATTCTGGGCCACGGCAGTTACTACGATACTGACTACACCGCCGACGCGCTCGAGTCGAAGACCGAACACATGCGCGAGTACTACGCCCGGGAGCGCCACGGCAAGAACTACTCGGCGCTAAATGCGTCGGTTCAGGCGGGAATCGACCAGGAAGTCCGACAGGAACTCCAGTCGAGTCAGTACCAGTCCGATCGGGTCGAGTACTCCGGCGCGGAGGTCTACGCCCACGAACAGGTCCGCGAGGAGTACGTCGAGCGCTACTACGAGGGCGACCGCGAGCGCGGGATTCCCGAGGGACAGGTGCCCAGCGTCGAGGAAGCCGAGGAGTTCGCCGACTTCGCGCTGTGGACCGCCTGGATCTCCCACACCGATCGCCCCGACTCCGAGGCGTCGTTCACCAACGACTGGCCGTACTCGCCCGCCGCGGGCAACGATGCGGGCGGGCCGGTGATGACCTGGAGCGTCATCGCGATGGTGTTGCTAGTCGGCGGTGCGGGGGTCGCGATTTGGCTCTACCAGTCCGTCGAGATTCCCGAACCCGACGCGGCCGGCGTCTCGATCCCGCATCCCTCGGAGATCGACCTGACCCCGAGCCAGCTGTTGAGCACGCGATTCATCCTGATCGGCGCGCTCCTCTTCGCCGCACAGACGTTCCTCGGCGGTTTGCTCGCCCACTACTACGTCGAGCGCGACGGCTTCTTCGGCCTCCGCGAAGCGATCGGGTTCGACATCCTCCAGTGGCTGCCCTGGTCGATCGCTCGGACCTGGCATATCGACCTCGGGATCCTCTGGATCGCCACGATGTGGCTCGGTGCGGGGCTGTTCCTCGCACCGCTCCTCACCGGTCGTGAACCCCCCAAACAGGCCCGCTACGTGAAGTGCCTGATCGTCGCGCTGCTGGTCGTCGCCGTCGGCGGGCTGGCCGGCATCTGGCTCGGGACGAACAACGTCTTCGACGGCCAGCTCTGGTGGCTGCTTGGCAACGAGGGACTCGAGTACCTCGAGATCGGCCGCGTCTGGCAGTTCGGGCTGCTGGCCGGCTTCCTCGGCTGGACCGCGCTCGTGGCCCGCGGGTTCAAGCCGCTGCTGGACCGCGAGCCCCGCTACGGGCTGGCACACATGATCGTCTACGCGGGCGGCTCGATCGGCCTGCTGTTCGTCGCGGGCTTCCTCTACACGCCCCAGACCAACATCGTCACCACCGAGTTCTGGCGCTGGTGGGTCGTCCACATGTGGGTCGAAGGCGTCTTCGAGTTCTTCATCGTCGTCGTCATCGCGCTGACCCTGGTCTCGATGAACCTCCTCACCAAGAAATCCGCCGAGAAGGCCGTCATCTTCCAGGCCGCGCTCGTCATGGGCAGTGGGATCATCGGCGTCTCGCATCACTACTGGTGGGTCGGCCTCCCCGAAGCCTGGCTCCCCATCGGGAGCGTCTTCTCCACGCTCGAGTTCATTCCGCTCCTCTTTATCCTCTACGAGGCGCTGGGCCAGTACCGCGCGATGGACACCGCGGGGACGGACTTCCCCTACCGGACGGCCTTCTACTTCATCGTCGCCTCGAGCGTCTGGAACTTCTTCGGGGCCGGCGTGATCGGCTTCTTCATCAACCTCCCGCTGATCAGCTACTACGAGACCGGGACCTACCTCACCGTCGCCCACGCCCACGGCGCGATGTTCGGCGCCTTCGGCCTCCTCGCGATGGGGATGGCCGTCTACATCCTCCAGCTGACCACCCGCGACGCACACTGGTCCGACCGCCGGCTGCGCTGGTCGTTCTGGTGCTGTAACGTCGGGCTGGCGCTGATGCTCTTCATGTCCCTGCTCCCCATCGGCTTCCTCCAGCTCGAGACCGCGTTCACCCAGAGCTACGCCGCGGCGCGCAGCCTCGAGTTCTACAACGGCGGGCTGATCCAGACCCTGTTCTGGCTGCGCATGCCCGGCGATACGCTACTGATCGCCGGCGCGGTTCTCTTCGCCTGGGACGTCGGCGCGAAACTCCTCTTCCAGCGGAAGGCGACCGCAACGGAGACGACCGGTCACGTCATCGCCGACCGGATCTTCGGCGACCACGACTCCCTCGAGTCGGTCAGCGACGACGACTGA